Proteins encoded in a region of the Dorea longicatena genome:
- a CDS encoding cation-translocating P-type ATPase translates to MKKNDRRKRKLQEEACDYEIERTPTTRYEPDYEEGLTSAQAEEHRRDGWGNISVDPPAQTTEEIIKENVFTYFNLIFLVLAILLIIVGSFRNLTFLPVIIFNTLIGIIQEIRSKKTLEKLNMLNAPHATVVRDGKTSRVNSESLVLDDIVIFKAGNQVCADAEVVHGSVQVNESLLTGESDEITKNPGDHLMSGSFIVAGECHARLDAVGVDSYISKLTLEAKAMQKGEQSEMIRSLDKLVKFVGIALIPIGIILFVQSFFFNGDPFRSSITSMVAAVIGMIPEGLYLLASVAMAVSAMRLAKQKVLLHDMKSIETLARVNVLCVDKTGTITETNMSVKDVVPTSNYKKDEMPELPKMLGDFAKAMSSDNITMEALKEYFKEGTGKKAGSVTPFTSATKYSGVTYEEEVHVLGAPEFVLRDDFDEYKEEIEGYAGKGNRVLVFGTYDGELDGKALTGKVTPLGYVLLANPIRKEAPETFAYFAEQGVEVKVISGDNPLTVSEVAKEAGIANADRYVDAATLHSDAEIADAVANYTVFGRVTPDQKRKFVHALKDQGKTVAMTGDGVNDVLALKDADCSVAMASGSDAAVQASQVVLLESNFACMPSVVMEGRRVVNNIQRSASLFLVKNIFSFLLSLFSVVLMITYPMEPSQISLISMFTIGVPGFFLAFQPNKERIQGHFLTNVFLKALPAGLTDVLMVGALVVFGKTFDVNTTDISTAATMLLLIVGFIILFNICKPVNIFRGVVWGGCLTGCILCIIFLPKLFAITGMSTKCIMLFVVFSIATEAVLRYLTLLVRGLQKGYRKIRHREE, encoded by the coding sequence ATGAAAAAAAACGACAGGCGAAAACGAAAACTGCAGGAAGAAGCCTGTGATTATGAAATAGAACGTACACCGACAACCAGATACGAGCCGGATTATGAGGAAGGCCTGACGTCGGCGCAGGCAGAAGAACACAGGCGTGACGGGTGGGGTAACATATCAGTCGATCCTCCGGCGCAGACAACGGAAGAAATCATTAAGGAAAATGTATTTACATATTTTAATCTGATCTTTCTGGTTCTGGCGATCCTTCTGATAATTGTGGGCTCGTTCCGCAACCTGACATTCCTTCCGGTCATCATTTTTAATACACTGATCGGTATCATACAGGAAATCCGTTCCAAAAAGACACTGGAAAAATTAAATATGCTAAATGCACCACATGCAACAGTGGTCAGAGACGGAAAGACTTCACGGGTCAATTCGGAGAGTCTGGTTCTGGATGATATTGTAATCTTTAAAGCAGGAAATCAGGTCTGTGCTGATGCAGAAGTGGTACATGGAAGTGTGCAGGTCAATGAATCTCTTTTGACAGGAGAATCAGATGAGATTACCAAGAATCCGGGAGATCATCTGATGTCGGGAAGCTTTATTGTGGCAGGAGAATGTCATGCAAGACTGGATGCAGTAGGTGTGGATTCCTACATTTCCAAACTGACACTGGAAGCAAAAGCAATGCAGAAAGGTGAGCAGTCAGAAATGATCCGTTCACTTGACAAACTGGTAAAATTTGTCGGTATCGCATTGATCCCAATCGGAATTATACTGTTCGTGCAGAGCTTCTTCTTTAACGGAGATCCATTCCGAAGCAGTATTACTTCTATGGTGGCGGCTGTGATCGGTATGATTCCGGAAGGGTTATACCTTCTTGCGAGTGTAGCAATGGCAGTCAGTGCAATGCGTCTGGCAAAACAGAAGGTTTTACTTCACGATATGAAGAGTATTGAGACCCTCGCAAGAGTTAATGTGCTTTGCGTTGATAAGACCGGAACGATTACAGAGACAAACATGAGTGTAAAGGATGTGGTTCCGACATCCAATTATAAAAAAGATGAAATGCCGGAACTTCCGAAAATGCTTGGTGATTTTGCGAAAGCAATGAGCAGTGATAACATCACTATGGAGGCATTAAAAGAATATTTTAAAGAAGGAACAGGAAAGAAGGCCGGGTCTGTAACTCCGTTTACATCTGCAACCAAATACAGTGGTGTCACATACGAAGAGGAAGTACATGTACTTGGAGCACCGGAATTCGTGCTGAGAGATGATTTTGATGAATATAAAGAAGAGATTGAAGGGTATGCAGGAAAAGGAAACCGTGTGCTGGTATTCGGTACGTATGACGGAGAACTGGACGGAAAAGCACTGACCGGCAAGGTAACGCCGCTTGGATATGTCCTTCTTGCCAATCCAATCCGAAAAGAAGCACCGGAGACATTTGCTTACTTTGCAGAGCAGGGTGTAGAAGTGAAAGTTATATCCGGAGATAATCCCCTGACCGTTTCTGAAGTGGCAAAAGAAGCCGGAATTGCAAATGCAGACCGTTATGTCGATGCAGCGACTCTTCACAGTGATGCAGAGATTGCAGATGCGGTTGCCAATTATACAGTATTCGGACGTGTAACACCGGATCAGAAACGTAAATTCGTACACGCCCTTAAAGACCAGGGCAAGACAGTAGCAATGACCGGAGACGGTGTCAACGACGTACTGGCATTGAAAGATGCCGACTGTAGTGTAGCCATGGCATCCGGAAGTGACGCGGCAGTACAGGCTTCGCAGGTGGTATTACTGGAGTCCAACTTTGCATGTATGCCGTCGGTAGTAATGGAAGGAAGACGGGTGGTTAATAATATCCAGCGTTCAGCCAGTCTGTTCCTGGTGAAGAATATCTTCTCCTTCCTGTTGTCCCTATTCTCCGTAGTGCTGATGATTACCTATCCGATGGAACCATCCCAGATATCGCTGATTAGCATGTTTACGATCGGAGTACCTGGATTCTTCCTGGCGTTCCAGCCAAATAAAGAAAGAATACAGGGACATTTCCTGACCAATGTATTCCTGAAGGCATTGCCGGCAGGCCTGACCGATGTACTAATGGTCGGCGCACTGGTCGTATTCGGTAAGACATTTGATGTAAATACTACAGATATCTCGACAGCAGCAACGATGTTGCTTCTGATCGTAGGATTCATCATCCTGTTCAATATCTGTAAACCGGTCAATATCTTCCGCGGTGTAGTCTGGGGAGGATGCCTGACCGGCTGTATCTTATGTATCATCTTCCTGCCGAAATTATTCGCAATTACGGGAATGTCAACGAAGTGTATCATGTTATTCGTAGTATTCTCGATTGCAACCGAGGCAGTACTGCGATACCTGACACTTTTGGTAAGAGGATTGCAGAAAGGATATCGGAAGATAAGGCATAGAGAAGAATAA
- the recQ gene encoding DNA helicase RecQ, with the protein MSEAIKEAEKILKQYYGYDHFREGQIPVIKAVLGGRDVLGIMPTGAGKSVCYQVPALMMEGITIVISPLISLMKDQVGTLNQMGVHAAFLNSSLTAGQYYKALQLAKQGRYKIIYVAPERLETESFLDFALSEHVKISFVAVDEAHCVSQWGQDFRPGYLKILDFLDRLPYRPVVGAYTATATAEVREDILDILKLQNPYVETTGFDRGNLFFAVKKPVDKYKELVSYLKEKGCDTSGDSGIIYCLTRKSVEQVCYDLRNEGFSVTRYHAGLSDEERKENQENFIYGKRQIMVATNAFGMGIDKPDVRFVIHYNMPKNMESYYQEAGRAGRDGEPSECILYYEPRDVRTNRLFIENGEENSELDEETRKIVKERDLERLKQMTFYCFTSECLRQYILNYFGEKSSSYCGNCLNCQTQFEEVDITLEANTILRCLDALDWNYGAAMVIDIVHGGKSQKILGKNLDKNPEYAVLSERTVPRLRQILRELQFREYVEEKGEQYPVICLTPEGKAFMKTEEPLIMKLPKEETEKKSESKEKKNRRKKGAVAAELSEKDAELFESLRELRREIASEEKVPPYMVFADKTLAGMCVMRPATRDEMLEVSGVGEHKLEKYGDRFLEILRKG; encoded by the coding sequence ATGAGTGAGGCAATCAAAGAAGCGGAAAAGATACTGAAACAATACTACGGCTATGACCATTTCCGGGAGGGACAGATCCCGGTGATCAAAGCGGTACTGGGAGGCAGGGATGTGCTTGGAATCATGCCGACCGGAGCAGGAAAGTCGGTGTGTTATCAGGTGCCTGCACTTATGATGGAAGGAATTACAATCGTGATCTCGCCGCTGATCTCGCTTATGAAAGATCAGGTGGGAACGCTGAACCAGATGGGAGTCCATGCCGCTTTCTTAAATAGTTCTCTGACTGCAGGACAGTATTACAAAGCACTGCAGCTTGCAAAGCAGGGAAGGTACAAGATCATATATGTGGCACCGGAGCGTCTGGAGACAGAAAGTTTTCTGGATTTTGCACTGTCTGAGCATGTAAAGATATCTTTCGTTGCAGTAGATGAGGCACACTGCGTATCACAGTGGGGACAGGATTTCCGCCCAGGGTATTTGAAGATCCTGGATTTTCTGGATCGTCTGCCGTACCGTCCGGTGGTCGGTGCATACACGGCGACAGCGACGGCAGAAGTAAGAGAAGACATCCTTGATATCTTAAAGCTTCAGAACCCGTATGTGGAAACAACCGGGTTCGATCGTGGAAATCTTTTCTTCGCAGTGAAGAAACCTGTGGATAAGTATAAGGAATTAGTCAGTTATCTGAAGGAAAAAGGATGTGATACATCCGGTGACAGTGGAATCATTTACTGTCTGACAAGAAAAAGCGTGGAGCAGGTCTGTTACGATCTGAGAAATGAAGGGTTCTCCGTAACCAGATATCATGCCGGATTATCGGATGAAGAACGGAAGGAAAATCAGGAGAACTTCATATATGGAAAGCGGCAGATCATGGTGGCGACAAATGCATTCGGAATGGGAATCGACAAGCCGGATGTACGCTTTGTCATTCATTATAATATGCCGAAAAATATGGAAAGCTATTATCAGGAGGCCGGACGTGCAGGAAGAGACGGGGAGCCGTCGGAATGTATCCTGTATTACGAGCCGAGAGACGTAAGAACGAACCGTCTCTTTATTGAAAATGGAGAAGAGAACAGCGAACTGGATGAAGAGACGCGCAAAATTGTGAAAGAACGGGATCTGGAACGGTTGAAACAGATGACATTTTACTGCTTTACGTCGGAATGCTTAAGACAATATATCTTGAATTATTTTGGAGAAAAGAGCAGTTCTTATTGCGGAAACTGTCTGAACTGCCAGACACAGTTTGAAGAGGTAGATATCACATTGGAGGCGAATACAATCCTGCGGTGTCTGGATGCACTGGACTGGAATTACGGGGCAGCGATGGTGATCGATATTGTGCACGGCGGAAAGAGTCAGAAGATCCTGGGCAAGAATCTGGATAAGAATCCGGAATATGCAGTGTTAAGTGAGCGGACGGTTCCGAGATTACGACAGATATTAAGGGAATTACAGTTCCGCGAATATGTGGAAGAAAAGGGCGAACAATATCCGGTAATCTGTCTGACACCGGAAGGGAAAGCATTTATGAAAACGGAAGAACCGCTGATCATGAAGCTTCCGAAAGAAGAGACAGAAAAGAAATCTGAATCAAAAGAGAAAAAGAACAGACGCAAAAAAGGCGCAGTGGCAGCGGAACTTTCAGAAAAAGATGCAGAATTATTCGAAAGCTTACGGGAACTCAGACGTGAGATCGCATCGGAAGAAAAGGTACCGCCGTATATGGTATTTGCAGATAAGACACTTGCCGGCATGTGTGTAATGCGTCCGGCGACACGGGATGAGATGTTGGAAGTATCGGGTGTCGGAGAGCATAAACTGGAAAAGTATGGAGATAGATTCTTAGAAATTCTCAGAAAGGGATAA
- a CDS encoding endonuclease III domain-containing protein, with protein sequence MDKQELALVVIDRLKKEYPDAGCTLDYDDAWKLLVSVRLAAQCTDARVNVVVESLYAKYPDVNALAEATPEEIEEIVRPCGLGKSKARDISACMRMLRDEYDGKVPDDFNKLLKLPGVGRKSANLIMGDVFGKPAIVTDTHCIRLCNRIGLVDEIKEPKKVEMELWKIIPPEEGSDFCHRLVYHGRDVCTARTKPHCEKCCLADICGKHI encoded by the coding sequence ATGGATAAACAAGAACTGGCACTGGTGGTCATCGACCGCCTGAAAAAAGAATACCCGGATGCGGGATGCACGCTGGATTATGACGATGCGTGGAAACTGCTGGTCAGTGTACGTCTGGCAGCACAGTGCACGGATGCGAGAGTCAATGTAGTAGTAGAAAGCTTATATGCAAAGTACCCGGATGTCAATGCACTGGCAGAAGCCACACCGGAAGAGATCGAAGAAATTGTAAGACCATGCGGACTGGGCAAGAGTAAAGCGAGGGATATCAGTGCATGTATGCGCATGCTCCGTGATGAATATGATGGAAAAGTCCCGGATGATTTTAATAAATTGTTGAAACTTCCGGGAGTCGGAAGAAAGAGTGCGAACCTGATCATGGGGGATGTGTTCGGCAAACCGGCGATTGTTACGGATACGCATTGCATCAGACTCTGTAACCGGATCGGTCTGGTAGATGAAATCAAGGAACCGAAGAAAGTAGAGATGGAACTTTGGAAGATCATCCCGCCGGAAGAAGGCAGTGATTTCTGCCACAGGCTGGTATATCACGGAAGAGACGTCTGTACAGCGAGGACGAAGCCGCATTGTGAGAAATGCTGTCTGGCAGATATCTGTGGGAAACATATTTAA
- a CDS encoding prolyl-tRNA synthetase associated domain-containing protein: MELYNGRPEDTSGRKEKEIKVYDILDSLHIPYIRADHEAVMTMEACEEIDKALGMEICKNLFLCNRKKTSYYLLLMPGNKALKTKELSQQIPTTRLSFASGEDMETYLNVTPGSATVMGLIFDPENKVQLLVDEELLEQEEFGCHPCVNTSSIKMKTADVFDKFLKEIHHDYITVKLSDGNEQE; the protein is encoded by the coding sequence ATGGAGTTATACAATGGACGCCCGGAAGACACATCCGGACGAAAAGAAAAAGAAATAAAAGTTTACGATATACTGGACAGTCTGCATATCCCCTACATCAGAGCGGATCACGAAGCAGTCATGACAATGGAAGCCTGTGAAGAGATTGATAAAGCGCTGGGAATGGAGATCTGTAAGAATCTGTTCTTATGTAACCGGAAGAAAACGTCATATTATCTGCTTTTGATGCCAGGAAACAAAGCGCTCAAGACAAAAGAACTGTCACAGCAGATCCCGACCACGAGATTATCCTTTGCATCGGGAGAAGACATGGAAACATATCTGAATGTAACGCCGGGCTCAGCTACTGTCATGGGACTGATATTTGATCCGGAGAATAAAGTGCAGCTTCTGGTGGATGAGGAACTTCTGGAACAGGAAGAATTCGGATGTCATCCATGTGTGAACACTTCCAGTATCAAGATGAAGACAGCGGATGTATTTGATAAATTTCTGAAAGAAATCCATCATGATTATATTACGGTGAAGCTTTCGGATGGAAATGAACAGGAGTAA
- the hcp gene encoding hydroxylamine reductase encodes MFCFQCQQTAHNSGCEGRAGVCGKKSDTANYQDELTGALIGLSRAVRKKLALNPDASFEHADELILKGLFTTITNVNFFNDTIIELIREVNVEKDRIYPDIMNYDVHHIWEDQEDIRSLKSLILFGLRGMAAYAYHAYALDYVDRNVLDFFYEGLEALGSEKSSDELLALVLKTGEINFRCMELLDHANSGTYGNPVPTEVPLTIEKGPFIVVSGHDLHDMELLLKQTEGKGINIYTHSEMLPAHGYPELKKYSHLKGNFGTAWQSQQSEFHNIPAPVLFTTNCLMPVRQSYCDRVFTTSIVSYPDLVHIGEDKDFTPVIEKALECKGYPEDHPMTGINGGSTVTTGFAHNAVLSNAGHIVELIKAGKIRHIFLVGGCDGAAPGRSYYTDFAKAAPMDTLILTLACGKYRLNDLDLGSIDGIPRILDMGQCNDAYSAIKVALALAEVFDCTVNDLPLTLVLSWYEQKAVCILLTLLSLGVKNILLGPTLPAFVSENVWKILVENYNIQKISTVEEDMKKILG; translated from the coding sequence ATGTTTTGTTTCCAGTGTCAGCAGACCGCTCATAATTCCGGATGTGAAGGGCGTGCCGGTGTCTGTGGAAAGAAAAGTGACACCGCCAATTATCAGGATGAGCTTACCGGTGCGCTGATCGGCCTGTCACGTGCCGTGCGTAAAAAGCTTGCCCTGAATCCGGATGCTTCTTTCGAACATGCGGATGAACTTATCTTAAAAGGGTTATTCACCACGATTACCAATGTTAATTTTTTCAATGATACGATTATCGAACTCATTCGTGAAGTAAATGTCGAAAAGGACCGGATCTATCCGGATATCATGAATTATGATGTCCACCATATCTGGGAAGATCAGGAAGATATCCGCTCGTTAAAGTCTCTGATTCTTTTCGGACTGCGCGGCATGGCTGCTTACGCTTATCATGCTTATGCGTTGGATTATGTAGACAGAAATGTCCTTGATTTCTTTTATGAAGGACTCGAAGCCCTCGGTTCGGAAAAAAGCAGTGACGAATTACTTGCTCTCGTATTAAAAACGGGTGAGATCAATTTCCGCTGCATGGAGCTTCTGGATCATGCGAACTCTGGTACTTATGGCAATCCGGTACCGACAGAAGTTCCACTGACCATCGAAAAGGGGCCTTTCATCGTTGTCAGCGGACATGATCTTCATGATATGGAACTGTTATTAAAGCAGACGGAAGGAAAAGGAATCAATATCTACACCCACAGTGAGATGCTTCCGGCACATGGATATCCGGAATTAAAGAAATATTCTCATTTAAAAGGAAACTTTGGAACTGCCTGGCAGAGTCAGCAGTCGGAATTTCACAACATTCCGGCACCTGTGTTATTTACTACCAACTGTCTGATGCCGGTCCGTCAGAGTTACTGCGACCGGGTATTTACCACCTCCATCGTGTCATATCCGGATCTGGTGCATATCGGAGAGGACAAAGATTTCACTCCGGTTATTGAGAAAGCTCTGGAATGCAAGGGATATCCGGAAGATCATCCGATGACCGGAATCAACGGCGGGTCTACAGTCACAACCGGATTCGCCCACAATGCTGTTCTTTCTAATGCCGGGCATATCGTGGAACTTATAAAGGCCGGCAAGATCCGCCATATCTTTCTGGTCGGCGGATGTGACGGTGCCGCTCCGGGACGAAGCTACTATACGGATTTCGCCAAAGCTGCACCTATGGACACCTTGATTCTGACTCTTGCCTGCGGAAAATACCGGTTGAATGACCTGGATCTTGGTTCCATCGACGGTATTCCAAGGATCTTGGACATGGGGCAATGTAATGATGCTTATAGCGCTATTAAAGTTGCTCTTGCACTTGCAGAAGTCTTTGACTGTACCGTAAACGACCTCCCGCTCACCCTGGTTCTTTCCTGGTATGAACAGAAGGCCGTATGTATCCTGCTTACGCTATTATCTCTCGGTGTGAAAAATATCCTGCTTGGTCCAACACTTCCTGCATTCGTCTCTGAAAATGTATGGAAGATACTGGTGGAGAATTATAATATTCAGAAGATCAGTACTGTGGAAGAGGATATGAAGAAAATCCTTGGTTAA
- a CDS encoding alpha/beta hydrolase, giving the protein MINERIEIWKKEEYHYPAAHGFIPVMFSYIHEDEKKHPAMLIAPGGAYRETSPSEAHLPAMEFYQAGYNVFVLEYTVNQLDEAPLKLQPLNDMSRTIRMIRSRAEEYHIKPDQVAVCGFSAGAHLCGSLCVHNKDVEDPEEAYQNVSNRPDAAILSYPVITSGKYAHRDSFVALFGKEPSEQELDYMSLENHVTKDTPPCFLWQTVTDQTVPVENSYLFAQACAQAGVPFAQHVFSEGIHGLSVATEEWLEQNIGQEEGKRYTQEQVQMLAEAIEAGETPFPKEKGEELLVKFGIGRKKPARWTEKQKEGIRKTLKEVQSWTQLAEVWMEKYLKVE; this is encoded by the coding sequence ATGATAAATGAAAGAATCGAAATATGGAAAAAAGAGGAGTACCATTATCCGGCAGCACATGGTTTCATACCGGTGATGTTCAGCTATATCCATGAGGATGAAAAGAAGCATCCTGCAATGCTCATTGCGCCGGGTGGTGCGTACCGAGAAACATCCCCGTCGGAAGCACACCTGCCGGCAATGGAATTCTATCAGGCAGGCTACAATGTATTCGTTCTGGAATACACGGTAAACCAGCTGGATGAAGCACCACTGAAGCTGCAGCCATTAAATGACATGTCAAGAACCATCCGGATGATCCGTTCCCGGGCAGAAGAATACCATATCAAACCAGATCAGGTTGCAGTCTGCGGATTCTCGGCAGGAGCGCATCTGTGTGGGAGTCTTTGTGTACATAACAAGGATGTAGAAGATCCGGAAGAAGCATATCAGAATGTATCCAACCGCCCGGATGCAGCAATCCTGTCTTATCCGGTCATCACTTCAGGAAAATATGCACACAGAGATTCCTTTGTTGCACTGTTTGGAAAAGAGCCGTCAGAGCAGGAACTGGACTATATGTCGCTGGAAAATCATGTGACAAAAGATACACCGCCATGTTTCCTGTGGCAGACCGTAACAGATCAGACAGTTCCGGTGGAGAACAGTTATCTCTTTGCACAGGCTTGTGCACAGGCTGGTGTACCATTTGCACAGCATGTATTTTCAGAAGGAATCCATGGACTATCTGTGGCAACCGAAGAGTGGTTAGAGCAGAATATAGGGCAGGAAGAAGGAAAAAGATATACACAGGAACAGGTGCAGATGCTTGCAGAGGCAATCGAGGCCGGCGAGACTCCATTTCCAAAGGAAAAAGGAGAGGAACTTCTGGTGAAGTTCGGTATCGGACGTAAAAAGCCGGCAAGATGGACGGAAAAGCAGAAAGAGGGAATCCGCAAAACGCTGAAAGAAGTACAGAGCTGGACGCAGCTTGCAGAAGTGTGGATGGAGAAATATCTGAAAGTGGAATAG
- a CDS encoding viroplasmin family protein, giving the protein MAKKKIYAVRKGHKTGLFETWAECQKATSGYSGAEFRGFTDREEAMAFLQMSTTANVSKDEEKEAAGIVEVPENMVIAYVDGSFEKSIGRYAFGCVILTPAGEEFRKSGSGCDPEGVKIRNVAGEMLGAMNAVQWAKEHEYPAVEIRYDYEGVEKWVTGVWRAKTPLTSKYAAHMQEAAEQIKISFCKVAAHTGNHYNEEADQLAKSALLRTDENVSI; this is encoded by the coding sequence ATGGCAAAAAAGAAAATATATGCAGTAAGAAAAGGACATAAGACAGGATTATTTGAGACCTGGGCAGAGTGTCAGAAAGCGACGTCCGGATACTCCGGAGCAGAGTTCAGAGGCTTCACAGACAGAGAAGAAGCGATGGCATTCTTGCAAATGTCAACTACTGCAAATGTATCTAAGGATGAAGAAAAAGAAGCAGCAGGAATTGTTGAAGTGCCGGAAAATATGGTGATTGCCTATGTGGACGGAAGCTTTGAAAAAAGCATCGGAAGATATGCATTTGGCTGTGTGATCCTGACACCGGCCGGAGAAGAATTCAGAAAATCTGGAAGCGGTTGTGATCCGGAAGGCGTGAAGATCCGTAATGTAGCAGGAGAAATGCTCGGCGCGATGAATGCAGTGCAATGGGCGAAAGAGCATGAGTATCCGGCAGTAGAGATTCGCTATGATTACGAAGGTGTGGAAAAATGGGTGACAGGCGTGTGGCGGGCCAAGACACCGCTTACCAGCAAGTATGCGGCACATATGCAGGAAGCAGCAGAGCAGATAAAGATATCTTTCTGCAAAGTCGCAGCGCATACAGGAAATCATTATAACGAAGAAGCGGATCAGCTTGCGAAAAGTGCATTGCTTCGTACGGATGAAAATGTGAGTATATAG
- a CDS encoding helix-turn-helix domain-containing protein has product MKERLFITPEYTTAKEIKRIRKELHLTQKEFAEFINCSKPTVERWERSEEVIRGPIVPFLRMLQKYPEYEQEVKVPEKVWPLRIWYMYGQDVCTLIDVNEWERKVKIKNYTDKIMFRAFGVMEEPDYNQYMEFLESRCFPKSRDKMKLILKELELPFYDPIMIIEKTEGRMAEDDFWIRIER; this is encoded by the coding sequence ATGAAAGAAAGATTATTTATAACACCAGAATATACAACAGCAAAGGAAATCAAGAGAATCCGGAAAGAATTACATCTGACACAGAAAGAATTTGCGGAATTTATCAACTGTTCAAAACCGACAGTAGAGCGTTGGGAGAGAAGTGAAGAAGTTATCCGTGGGCCAATTGTTCCATTTCTTAGGATGCTGCAAAAATATCCGGAATATGAGCAGGAAGTCAAAGTTCCGGAAAAGGTATGGCCGCTCAGGATATGGTATATGTATGGTCAGGATGTATGTACTTTAATTGATGTGAATGAGTGGGAACGGAAAGTAAAAATAAAAAATTATACAGATAAGATTATGTTTCGAGCATTTGGGGTTATGGAAGAGCCGGATTATAATCAGTATATGGAATTTCTGGAATCCAGATGTTTTCCGAAAAGCAGAGATAAGATGAAACTGATATTGAAAGAGCTGGAACTGCCGTTTTATGATCCAATCATGATCATAGAGAAAACGGAAGGACGGATGGCGGAGGATGATTTTTGGATCCGTATAGAGAGGTAA
- a CDS encoding flavodoxin family protein, with the protein MKIVIINGSARKGNTLTAIHAFMKGAAEKNEIEIIAPDKLKIAPCKGCGVCQCYKGCVDQDDTNPTINKIAAADMILFTTPVYWWGMSAQMKQIIDKCYCRGMQLKEKKIGVIVVGGSPTDNIQYELIRKQFECMASYLSWDVLFQKSYYANGKDELVKNVEAMEELENIGKEIL; encoded by the coding sequence ATGAAAATTGTAATTATTAACGGAAGTGCAAGAAAAGGCAACACATTAACAGCAATCCATGCATTTATGAAAGGAGCAGCTGAAAAGAATGAGATTGAAATCATTGCTCCGGACAAATTAAAGATTGCTCCATGCAAAGGATGCGGTGTCTGTCAATGCTATAAGGGATGTGTAGACCAGGATGATACCAATCCAACAATCAATAAGATTGCAGCTGCGGATATGATTCTGTTCACAACGCCGGTCTATTGGTGGGGAATGTCTGCACAGATGAAACAGATCATTGATAAATGTTACTGCAGAGGAATGCAGTTAAAGGAGAAAAAGATAGGAGTGATTGTCGTTGGTGGTTCTCCAACTGACAACATACAGTATGAACTGATCCGCAAACAGTTTGAATGCATGGCTTCGTATCTGTCTTGGGATGTATTATTCCAGAAATCTTATTATGCAAATGGAAAAGATGAACTTGTGAAAAATGTGGAAGCAATGGAAGAACTGGAAAATATTGGAAAAGAGATTTTATAG